One Punica granatum isolate Tunisia-2019 chromosome 3, ASM765513v2, whole genome shotgun sequence genomic window carries:
- the LOC116200059 gene encoding peptide deformylase 1A, chloroplastic/mitochondrial — MAMESLHRFSLRLLPLSASHSRPFPLPKAFGTRTPRIPDPSRSLNFNLLTTRRAQSYNNTSSSSSSIARAGWLLSLGGGSKTMAGLPDIVKAGDPVLHEPAREVDPSEIGSERIQKIIDDMVAVMRRAPGVGLAAPQIGLPLRIIVLEDTREYISYAPKEEIKAQDRRSFELLVILNPKLKKKSNRTALFFEGCLSVDGYRAVVERYLDVEVSGLDRDGKPIKVDATGWQARILQHECDHLDGTLYVDKMVPRTFRITENLNLPLADGCPKLGVQNQ; from the exons ATGGCAATGGAGTCTCTCCACAGATTCTCCCTCCGTCTCCTTCCCCTCTCCGCCTCCCACTCCCGCCCCTTCCCCTTACCAAAAGCTTTCGGCACACGGACGCCTCGAATACCGGACCCTTCCCGGAGTCTAAACTTCAACCTCCTCACGACCCGGAGAGCTCAGAGCTACAACAAcacctcttcctcctcctcttcgaTAGCGAGGGCCGGGTGGCTCCTGAGTCTCGGCGGAGGAAGCAAGACGATGGCGGGCTTGCCGGACATAGTGAAGGCTGGCGACCCGGTTCTGCACGAGCCCGCCCGAGAAGTTGACCCGTCGGAAATTGGGTCGGAGAGGATTCAGAAGATCATCGACGATATGGTGGCTGTCATGCGCAGAGCTCCCGGAGTTGGCCTCGCCGCTCCTCAGATTGGACTCCCCTTAAGG ATCATAGTTTTGGAAGATACTAGAGAGTATATCAGTTATGCCCCTAAGGAAGAGATCAAAGCCCAGGATCGACGGTCTTTTGAACTTCTG GTTATCTTAAATCCAAAACTCAAAAAGAAGAGCAACAGGACAGCACTTTTCTTTGAGGGTTGTTTAAG TGTTGATGGATATAGAGCAGTAGTGGAGCGGTACCTAGATGTTGAGGTTTCAGGCTTGGACCGGGATGGAAAACCCATTAAAGTAGATGCCACGGGATGGCAGGCTCGGATTTTACAGCACGAATGTGACCATCTTGATGGAACTCTTTACGTTGATAAGATGGTCCCCAGAACATTCAGAATCACCGAGAACTTGAACTTGCCTCTTGCTGATGGATGCCCCAAGCTTGGTGTTCAAAATCAGTGA